The genomic interval GTCGCTCCTGGCGCTGCGGTTCGATCGCAAGGGCGAGGGGCCGGAGGGCACGATCGAGTTGGCGCTGTCGGGCGCGGCCTCGATCGCGCTCGATGTCGAATGCATCGAGGCCCAGATGGCCGATATCGGCGGCGCATGGCAGGCGGCTTCGAAACCTCGCCATCCCTGAGCGGCCTGACGCCTGAGTTTGTACATCGCGGTTCGAGTGAGAAGGAATATCGGCTTTGGCAATCTGGCTGGATCAGGCATCGGAAGGTTTCAAGCAGCATTTCGCCGCCTTTCTGACGACGAAGCGCGAAGTCTCGGAGGATGTGAATTCAGTCGCCCGCGCCATCATCGATGATGTCAGAGCGCGCGGCGATGTGGCGCTGGCCGAATATTCGCTGAAGTTCGACGGCATCGATTTTGCCACCGTGCCGATGCGCGTCACGCCGGAGGAGATCGACGCCGCTATCGAGGCGGTGCCCTCGGAAGTGCTGGGCGCCTTGAAGCTCGCGGCATTGCGCATCGAAAGCCACCATCGCCGCCAGCTGCCGAAGGACGATAACTACGAGGATGATCTCGGCGTCGGTCTCGGCTCGCGCTGGACGGCGATCGAGGCGGTCGGGCTCTATGTTCCGGGCGGCACCGCAAGTTATCCGAGCTCGGTGCTGATGAATGCGGTGCCGGCCAAGGTCGCCGGCGTCGAGCGCATCGTCATCGCCGTTCCTGCGACCGGCGGCGCCGTCAACCCGGCGGTGCTGGCCGCCGCCAGACTCGTCGGCGTCACCGAGATCTATCGCATCGGCGGCGCCCAGGCGATCGCCGCGCTCGCCTATGGCACCGAGACGATTGCCCCGGTCGCCAAGATCACCGGTCCCGGCAATGCCTATGTCGCCGCCGCCAAGCGCCATGTCTTCGGCACCGTCGGCATCGATATGATCGCCGGCCCCTCCGAGGTGCTGGTGATTGCCGACAAAGACAACAACCCGGATTGGATCGCCGCCGACCTCCTGGCGCAGGCCGAGCACGATGCCAGCGCCCAGGCGATCCTGATCACCGACGATGCCGCATTCGGCAAGGCGGTGGAGCAGGCGGTGGAACGCCAGCTGAAGACGTTGAACCGCGCCGAGACGGCGGCGGCAAGCTGGCGCGATTTCGGTGCGGTCATCCTCGTTTCCGATTTGAATGAGGCCGTTCCGCTGGCGAACCGCATCGCCGCCGAGCACGTCGAGCTCGCCCTCGCCGATCCCGACCGGCTGCTCGACGGCATCCGCAATGCCGGCGCGATCTTCGTCGGCGCTCATACGCCCGAGGTGATCGGCGATTATGTCGGCGGCTCGAACCACGTGCTGCCGACGGCGCGCTCGGCGCGCTTCTCGTCGGGTCTCTCAGTGCTCGATTTCGTCAAGCGCACCTCGATCCTGCGCCTTGGGCCGCAGCAGCTGCGCACCCTCGGCCCGGCGGCGATCGCGCTTGCGGTCTCCGAGGGCCTCGATGCGCATGCGCGATCGGTGGCGATCCGCCTCAATCTCGATAGGTGAGGGCATGGCGGTGGGCGAATTCCGGCTTTGTGACGTCGTCCTGGACGAGACGATCGGCCGTTCGACGCCCGATGTCGAGCATGAACGCGCTGTCGCCATCTTCGATCTGATCGAGGAGAACAGTTTCCAGCCGCTCGGTCATTCCGGCGGGCCCTACCGGCTGAACATCTCGCTGGTCGATTCGAAGCTGGTCTTCGCCATCAAGACGGAAGAGGGCGGCGATGTCGCCACTCATATCCTGTCGCTCACCCCCTTCCGGCGGATCGTCAAGGATTACTTCATGATCTGCGAAAGCTATTACGAAGCGATCCGCTCGGCCACGCCGAGTCGCATCGAGGCGATCGATATGGGCCGGCGCGGCATCCACAATGAAGGTTCGCAGACGCTGAAAGACAGGCTGGCGGGCAAGATCGAGATCGATTTCGACACCGCCCGGCGGCTTTTTACGCTGGTCTGCGTGCTCTACTGGCGCGGGTGACGGCCATGGAGCTCGCCGCCGACGTCGACGACGGAAAGAGGCCGGGCGCCATCCTCTTCATGTGCGGGCAGAATGCCATCCGTTCGCCGATGGCCGAAGCGATAGCCCGTAGCATTCTCCCGGCCAATACCTATATACGCTCCGTCGGCGTTCGCGCCGGCGAACGCGATCCCTTCGTAGACGTCGTGCTGGAGGAGATCGGGCTTTCCCTCGGGCGCCGTCAGCCGCAGACGCTCGACGATCTCGATGAAGACTATTTCGACCTGATCATAACGCTTTCGCCGCCAGCCCACCACGCGGCGCTCGAGCTCACCCGGTCGAACGCGGTCGATGTCGTCTACTGGCCGACCATGGATCCGACTGTTGTTGCGGGAACGCGCGAGCAGATTCTGGAGAGCTACCGCGAGGTGCGCGATCATCTGGCCGGCCTGATCGAAAGCCGGCTGCTGAAAAGGAAAGGCATTGCCGCGCAATCGGCATGAAAACAAATAAAGGAAAGCCTGATCAACAAGGTTCACAAACCCGCCTTGATTGTGTAGTTTCCGCGCAAATTTTAAAGGCGCGCGTTGCGCTGCCTCTTCAACCCACAGGAAGAAAACCACTATATGCCGAAAGAAGAAGTCCTCGAATTCCCGGGAATCGTTACCGAGCTTCTGCCGAATGCGACGTTTCGCGTGAAGCTTGAAAACGAACACGAGATCATCGCCCACACCGCCGGCCGCATGCGCAAGAACCGCATCCGCGTTCTCGCCGGTGACAAGGTGCTGGTGGAAATGACGCCCTATGATCTGACCAAGGGCCGCATCACCTATCGATTCAAGTAAGTCTGCCCACTCCCGTCTGCCGATGGTCGAGGTCTCATGGCGCTGAAATACAAGCTCATTCTGGCTTCGGGCTCGCCCCGCCGTGTCGACCTGCTCAACCAGGCCGGCATCGAGCCTTCGCGCCTGATGCCGATGGATATCGACGAAACGCCGAAGAAATCGGAGCATCCGCGCTCGCTCGCCCGAAGGCTGTCGGCCGAGAAGGCCGAGGCGGCCCTTGCCGCCATCAAGGGCGATATTACCTGGAAGGGCAGCTATATCCTGTCCGCCGATACGGTGGTCGCCGTTGGCCGCCGCATTCTCGGCAAGGCTGAATTCGCCGACGAGGCGTTGAGTTCGCTGCATCTGTTGTCGGGACGCAACCATCTCGTCTATACCGGCGTTTGCCTGGTGACACCCGATCGCAAGATCCGCCAGAAGATCGTCGAGACCAAGGTGCGCTTCAAGCGGCTCTCCGGTTTCGAGATCGAGAACTACCTGGCGTCGGGCCAGTGGCGCGGCAAGGCAGGCGCCTATGGCATCCAGGGCCTTGCCGGCACTTTCGTGCAGAAGATGGTGGGCTCCTACACCAATGTCGTCGGCCTGCCGCTTTATGAAACCATTCTGCTTCTGACCGGCGAGGGCTTCGATGTGCATAGCCGGTGGCCCGAGGGCTGAGTCCGACGGCCGATGCTTAAAGCGCGTCTCGATCTTTCAGATCCGCGCGCCTGCTTTAAGGCTTTGTTTTTACGCATGTCTCGGCAAAAGCGTTTC from Rhizobium lentis carries:
- the infA gene encoding translation initiation factor IF-1: MPKEEVLEFPGIVTELLPNATFRVKLENEHEIIAHTAGRMRKNRIRVLAGDKVLVEMTPYDLTKGRITYRFK
- a CDS encoding low molecular weight phosphatase family protein, with the translated sequence MELAADVDDGKRPGAILFMCGQNAIRSPMAEAIARSILPANTYIRSVGVRAGERDPFVDVVLEEIGLSLGRRQPQTLDDLDEDYFDLIITLSPPAHHAALELTRSNAVDVVYWPTMDPTVVAGTREQILESYREVRDHLAGLIESRLLKRKGIAAQSA
- a CDS encoding Maf-like protein, encoding MALKYKLILASGSPRRVDLLNQAGIEPSRLMPMDIDETPKKSEHPRSLARRLSAEKAEAALAAIKGDITWKGSYILSADTVVAVGRRILGKAEFADEALSSLHLLSGRNHLVYTGVCLVTPDRKIRQKIVETKVRFKRLSGFEIENYLASGQWRGKAGAYGIQGLAGTFVQKMVGSYTNVVGLPLYETILLLTGEGFDVHSRWPEG
- the hisD gene encoding histidinol dehydrogenase, which encodes MAIWLDQASEGFKQHFAAFLTTKREVSEDVNSVARAIIDDVRARGDVALAEYSLKFDGIDFATVPMRVTPEEIDAAIEAVPSEVLGALKLAALRIESHHRRQLPKDDNYEDDLGVGLGSRWTAIEAVGLYVPGGTASYPSSVLMNAVPAKVAGVERIVIAVPATGGAVNPAVLAAARLVGVTEIYRIGGAQAIAALAYGTETIAPVAKITGPGNAYVAAAKRHVFGTVGIDMIAGPSEVLVIADKDNNPDWIAADLLAQAEHDASAQAILITDDAAFGKAVEQAVERQLKTLNRAETAAASWRDFGAVILVSDLNEAVPLANRIAAEHVELALADPDRLLDGIRNAGAIFVGAHTPEVIGDYVGGSNHVLPTARSARFSSGLSVLDFVKRTSILRLGPQQLRTLGPAAIALAVSEGLDAHARSVAIRLNLDR
- a CDS encoding UPF0262 family protein, which gives rise to MAVGEFRLCDVVLDETIGRSTPDVEHERAVAIFDLIEENSFQPLGHSGGPYRLNISLVDSKLVFAIKTEEGGDVATHILSLTPFRRIVKDYFMICESYYEAIRSATPSRIEAIDMGRRGIHNEGSQTLKDRLAGKIEIDFDTARRLFTLVCVLYWRG